In a single window of the Cucumis melo cultivar AY chromosome 11, USDA_Cmelo_AY_1.0, whole genome shotgun sequence genome:
- the LOC103490551 gene encoding cytokinin riboside 5'-monophosphate phosphoribohydrolase LOG5 — MEGEVVKSRFKRVCVFCGSSTGKRDCYRDAAIDLAQELVSRRLGLVYGGGSIGLMGLVSQAVHHGGGRVMGIIPRTLMNKEITGETVGETRPVDNMHQRKAEMARHSDCFIALPGGYGTMEELLEVITWAQLGIHDKPVGLLNVEGYYNNLLTFIDQAVEDGFIKPSQRNIIVSAPNAKDLIQKLEEYVSVREEVMGKAR; from the exons ATGGAAGGGGAGGTAGTAAAGTCCAGGTTCAAAAGGGTTTGTGTGTTTTGTGGAAGCAGCACAGGAAAGAGAGACTGCTATAGAGATGCAGCCATTGATTTAGCTCAGGAGCTG GTTTCAAGAAGATTAGGGCTTGTCTATGGAGGTGGAAGCATTGGGCTAATGGGTCTGGTTTCCCAGGCTGTTCATCATGGTGGCGGCAGAGTCATGGG GATCATTCCCAGGACATTAATGAACAAAGAG ATAACTGGAGAAACAGTGGGAGAGACAAGACCAGTAGACAACATGCACCAAAGGAAGGCAGAAATGGCCCGCCATTCAGATTGCTTTATAGCCCTTCCAG GTGGGTATGGAACTATGGAAGAACTGTTAGAAGTCATCACATGGGCTCAACTAGGCATCCACGACAAACCA GTTGGGTTGCTGAATGTGGAGGGCTACTACAACAACCTCCTCACTTTTATCGACCAAGCAGTGGAAGATGGTTTCATAAAACCATCACAACGCAACATCATAGTGTCAGCACCCAACGCCAAGGACCTGATTCAGAAACTAGAG GAATACGTGTCTGTACGCGAGGAAGTGATGGGCAAAGCGAGATGA